In the Arthrobacter sp. CDRTa11 genome, GACATGACCAAGGGGAACGTTCATCCGGGTTTTCCATCCATTCGCTGTTTCCTGCGGGCCCGGGAGGGTGGCTGGCGGCGAGTTTATCCGGCCAACGGGGGTGTTGACGGTGTCAACACCGTGTCATCACCCCTATCAGCGGGGCCGCCGGTAGGCCTGCGCGCCGGTGAATCGGAGTGCTCGGAAGCGTTTGATTGTCCCGGGTGCCGGCAGCGTCGCGCCCTTCAAAAACCATGACAAGTCGGCGGCCGGAAGCCTTGAGCGATTTCTGCAGCTTCAGCAGCTCGATCTGCGGCAGGCGCTTTTCCATTTCGTAATGGTTCCGCGTCATTCTTGTCGTGTAGGGGTAGCCTTCCCGCCAGGTGTCGACCGGTGTGCCGTCCGGCGAGATGAGAAGGGGTCTTCGTCATCTTCGTCGGGAACAGTAAAGCCGTGGCGGGACAGATCGAAAACGTTCACGCCGAGGCCCTATCCGGGGGCAGTGAACGGCTGATGAACGCCGGCAGAAGTACCACTACGAGCGCCGATCAAGGAGTTCTGCGCGTTTTCTGACTGCAGCGACGTAGGAATACAGGTCCTGCCGGGAGACCGGAATGGCGCTGCTGGCGAACCTGAGCAGGGGCCCACCGAATTCGTCCTTGACCCGGAGGTGCGTCAGCTCCGCGTGTGGCGAGAGGCTGTACGTGCGGGTCCACGTCAGCAGACCAAGAAGCAGGCCTGTCTTCCAGATCATGATCTGGCCCGGCATTTGCTGCACGCGCGTGTGGAAGGTCCGGCGGTCACCGCCGGTGGTTCTGATCCGGATCAGGGCGCCGTTGCGTACCTCGCCGTCGATCCATATGATTCCTGATTCCCAGACGGTGAAATTGCCGGCATCCGTGATGATGTCCCACACCGTTGATGAGCGGGCATTGATGGGCTCTTCGGACTCAAACGACTGCATCAGCCAAGGGTAGCCAGCCGTGATCCTGAACGGGCCGGCGCTAACCCAGAATTCACCCCGAGTTCGCTTTGGGACGGTCAGCCCAAAACAGAGACAAGGTCCGGAAAGTGCCCCGCCAACTCCTGGTGGGTGCCGTCAATGGCGTCAGAAACCACGTCAGCCAATCTATCGCCGCGTGTTAGTGCCTGCCGCTGGCGGGTGGCACCTGTGCCCTGACTGGAAATCCTTGCCAGCGACTCTGCAACAAAGCCGGCGTCCCCGGCGTCGTCCAAGGCGTCCCGGACATGGTTGAGGAACGCTGCGACGACGGTTCCTGCGGTGTCCGGGCGGTGTGTCATGGGGTGGAGCAGGTCCGCGTGCACTCCGTACCGGCTGGCCCGCCAGGCCGCCTGGCGCAGAATTACTGCGGGGACACGACCCGGGTGCAGGCCAGACTCCCACTCCCGGGCCGCTGTATCAACCAGGGCCCGGACCAAGGCTGCGACAAGGACCGCGTCCCGGGAGTCAACGCAAACGTCGGCCACGCGGACCTCTACTGTGGGGTGATTGACGGAGAGGCGCGCATCAAAATCCGGACTCTTAACGACGCCGGTGCCGGCAAGGTCCGTCACCAGCGCATGGTAGGCCCGGGCAGATCCGAAGACTTCTGTGGGCCCTGCCGAGGACCACCGGTTCCATGCCTGGGTCCGGAAGCTGGCGTATCCGCTGTCTGCGCCGTTCCAGAACGGTGAATTGGAGCTCAACGCAGTGAGTATCGGAAGCCATGACCGGATCCGGTCAAGGACCGCGACCCCTTCCTCGTCGGAGTCGACGGAAACGTGGACATGCATTCCGCAGGTCAGTTGCTCCCGGGCCGTGAGGGCAAATTTTTCCTGCAGGGAGTCGTAGCGCTCCGTGCGGGTCGGGCAGGGCGTCACGGCCAGCGGCGAGGTGCCCAGTGCCGCGACTCTTGCGCCCGCCATCCGGGCCAATGAATCGGCGTAGGTCCGGCCAGCCCGGATCTCAGCGGCCAGTGCCGCCAGGCTGCTGTGCGGGCGGGTGATGACTTCGAGCTGTTCCTGCTGGAGCTCCCCGGACAGCGTTGGCAGGCGCAAAGCGTCGCGGTCGACCTGAACGCCCGGATCGTGCAGACGCAATAGTTCCCCGGCCAACGGCAGGGGAACACCGCTGTCGGGGTTCACGATCAGGAATTCTTCTTCGACACCAAAAGTACGCATCGGCCAAGTGTGGGGGACGAAAGCGAACGCAAAGCGCTAAAGGCTTGTCCTGCCTGCCCTCGGAGATGACATACAAGTGGCCGGGAGGGGTGGCGGGCCGAGTCTCTGATCCGCGGAACCGGATCCGGGCCGTAGCCCAAATATGGGGTGTTGGCTCTCCTGATGGACATGGACATGATGGGATTCGGCGCGGACCAAGGGTGGCCGGCCGGCCGGTCCGCTGGTGCTGGGAGTCCGCTGGCAGCCGGCGGGGCAACTGATCGGCACGGCCGCCAACCTGGCAATGAGTCTAGACCGGTACCTGATCCGTTCTGCGTCGATCCAGCGAGCTACCTGACCGAGTGGGGCCCGCAGGGCTCCCGGACTTAAGACTCTCTGGACCCGGCAGCCGATGATGAGTCGCCGATCCCGCCGGGGACGTTCAGCACCGGCTCGATCGAAGAGCCATGGTGGTTGCCTCATGAAGTTGAGGCTTCGCACTTCCAAGCCCTGAGAAACGTCGACCTCAGCAACTCCAAGTGGAGATCAGTTCAAAACTTTGAATTGCGCAAGCAAAACCTGTAGGTTTTCCTATACGATATGAGATAGCATGATTTACATCACAGAGACGTGACCGAGAGGGGGCGTCCAAACCCAGGAAGGACCTGAAATGGCCATCAGCGACAAGACCGAGAACGACTCCGAGACTGCATCTGCAACTTCGAGCAACGAACATCCTGGCCGCCGGGGGCTGATCGCCGGCGCAGCGGCTGGCGCGGCAGTCTTTGGACTTACCCGGCTCATCCCGGGAGCCGACGGGGGAGCGGGGGCCACCGGCGCAGGCTCGCCCACCGACAAGGAACCCTTGGTTGACAAGTGGCGGCGGACCAAAGAGGCAAACCTGGGCTGGGAATTCTCTACTCCGCTGATGCAGTTCCGCAACTCCGCCGGTGAACCGGACGGTTTCAGTGTGGAGATGGTCAAGATGATGATGGCGGATCTGGATAAAGACATAAAGATCAACTTCACGGAAATGCCCTTCGCGCAGCTTGTACCCGCGCTGGTGTCGGGCAAGGTTGAAATGCTCGAACCCGTCACGAATCTGCCCGCCCGGGCCAATGAGGGCCTGTTCGCTGACATCCCCGCGAACTACGCACCGATCTACGCGCTGCGTAAGCCCGGGAGCACTATCGAAACGGATGAGGCTCTGAACGATCCCGCCGTGAAGATCGCCGTGATCCAGGGATCCTCCCAGGCATCAATTGGCGCCCAGCGCTATCCGAAGGCCACGTTCGTTGCTCTGGCTGACGCGACGGTGGCGATCGCAGAGGTCGCGTCGGGACGGGCTGACATCACACTGGCATCGATCTTCAATGTCATGAATGGGCTCCGAAACAACCCGGGCCTGACCGTCCTGCCGGGCGAGCCCCTTTATGTGGACGTTAACACTTTCCTGTTGCCTCATGGTGACTACAAGTCACACATCTGGATTTCGAACTGGCTGCGGCATCATGCCGGACGCGGAACGATCGCTGCGCTTTGGAACAAATGGGTTGGCGACGCGCTTCGGAGTGAGTTCAAGCTCCCGGTCGTGACCGTCGGCCCAGGCGGCGGCCTCATACAGGTCTAACCCCACGCTGGCCGCCCAATACCCACCTAGGAAACGATGCCTGATATGAATTGGGGCGCAGTCCTCAGCCGGTATGACCTCTTCCTTGCGGGAGCCGCGGTGGACATCTACATCGCGCTGGCAAGCTTCGCCCTCACGGTCGTCATTGGGCTTTGCTTGGCCTCGATGTCTCGCGGAAACGGGTTTTCCCGGACCGTTTCGTACATTCTTGTCCAGATCATTCGCGGAGCGCCGCTGTACGTCCTGCTGCTGTGGGTCTACTTCGGCGTGTCTCAGGTCATCGGAATCAACATCCCACCCATAGCCGCCGTGATCATCGCCCTCGGCATAGCAACCTCCGGGGTAACCGCCGAGGTCTTCCGGTCCTCGTTCCTTGCCCTCGACAAGGGACAGGCGCTGGCAGCAAAGTCCTTTGGCATGACACGGTGGCAGGCCTACACATCCGTACTCTTCCCCCAGGCGATCCGCATCGCTTTGCCCCAGTTGGGAAACGTTTTCGTGATGCAGCTCAAAGGGGCCACTTACGCTGCCGTAATCGGTGTCGCCGAGGCCGTCTTCGTGGCCCAGGAAATCTCCACGAGCCTGTTCCTGCCGTTCGAAGCCTATGGAGCACTGGCAATAGTTCTGGTCCTGATGGCTTTCGCAGCCTCCTTCGCCTTCAACCTCGCTGAAAGGAGGCTAAAGATCAAATGATCGACTGGTTCGAGAAGCTATGGTCCACCTGGGGTCCCGTCCTGGGCTCTACGGGTGCAATTTCTGAGGGCATTTACATCACTCTCGCAGTGTCTTTCGCATCCTTCGGCCTTGCTTGTGTCGGTGGCCTGGTTTTGACTCTGATGCGTTTGAGCGGGCTGAAGTGGCTCGAAAGGACGGCATTCACTCTGACACAAGTCTTCAGATCGCTGTCCGCCTATGTCTACGTCCTCTTCATCTACTTCGCACTGCCTGCCATCATAGGCGTCCCCATTCCACCGATCGTCGCAGGTATCATCGGCCTCACTATCCTCAATAGCGCTTACATCGCCGAAATCCTCCGATCAGCGCTTTCCAGCGTCGGAAGCGGGCAGCGGGAGGCTGCGGCCGTCCTGGGAATGTCCACTGGCCGCACCTATACGGACATCATCCTGCCGCAGGGAATCCGCGTGGCCATCCCGTCTTTGGTGAGCCAGCTGACCATCATCCTGAAGGATTCTTCCATCATTGGCGTCATTGGTGTCGCCGACATCATGTACAGGGCCAGCCACACGGCGGCGTTGACCTTCCAGTACTTCGAGTACTACACGCTTGTCGGACTCATGTATGTGGTGGTCGTGTTCATCCTGACCACCTTCAGCTCCTGGGTCGAGAGAAAGCTGCGCATTCCATGATGCCGCGCTCTCACGTGCCCGAGCCCGCTGACCCCTGTCCTCCAAAGCGCGCTGGGATAGCCAGCCCCCTCGATCCTGTTGGCCTCCTAAACGACACCTACCAAATCGAAAGGTTCTCATGCGTTTTCAAGGAAAGGTAGTCCTGATAACCGGAGCTGCCGGCGGTCTGGGTGAAGCGTCCACCCGAAAGTTCGCCGCGGAAGGCGCCCAACTGATCCTCACGGACCTGGACCACGAGAAGGTAGAAACCCTGGCTGCCAAATGCAGAGCCGAATTCGGTACATCTGTGGTGGCACTGGGCGGCGACATTGGCGAAGAGACCGTCGTAAACGATGTAGTGGCTGCCGGCCTAGCGAAGTTCGGCAGGATCGACATCCTGTTCAACAACGCCGGAATCAATCCGACAGGAAACGTTGTTGAAACGAGCCTTGATGTCTGGGACAGGACGATGAGCATCAATCTTCGTTCAGCGTTCATGATGACGTCCCGGGTTGTACCCGGAATGGTCAGCGCCGGCGGTGGCGTGATCGTAAACACCGCGTCCATTGCCTCCTTCAAAGCGTCGACCAACGAAGCCGCCTACAGCGTTTCCAAAGCCGCGCTGCTGCAACTCACCAAAGTGACCGCCCGTGACTTCGCCGATGCAAACATCAGGGCCAACGCAGTTTGTGCCGGCATTCTCGAAAATTTCATGGCCGATCGGAAAGCGATCTCATCGGACGAGATGATCGAAAAACGCCGGAACCGAGTGCGGGAAATTGTCCCCTTCAAGCGAGAAGGACGCTATGAGGAGATCGCCAACGTTGTGGCGTTCCTGGCCAGCGACGACGCCTCCTACATCACAGGAGCAGCGCTGACAGCCGATGGCGGACTCACCGTATGAAAGGGGCCAAAGGCCATGACAGATCCGCTAGTTAAGAATGAGGATGAACTCATGACTAATGAGGACATCGACGCCGTCGAGTTCACGCCCATACCCATGCCGGAACCGGATGGGCAGCCCGAAGCGACCGAGGCGCGGACGCCCATTATTTCCCTAAGGAACGTCAGGAAAACCTACAACGCAGGGACGCCCAAAGAAGTCACCGTCCTCAAAGGCATCAGTCTGGACATTTATCCCGGTGAAGTAGTGGTGTTGGTAGGTCCCAGTGGCTGCGGGAAGAGCACCCTACTGCGGTCCATGAACCTCATCGCGCCCCCCGACAGCGGAAAGATAACGTTCAAGGGCAGCACGTGGTCCAACAGCCAGATTGATTTCTTCGATTTCAAGGCCCGGCGGGCAGAAATGCGGGCCATCGCCGCATGGCGCATGTCCATGGGCATGGTATTTCAGAGCTTTAATCTGTTCCCGCACAGGACGGTCCTGCAGAATGCCATGATCGGTCCACTTCGGGCGAAGAACACAGACCGGGCTGAGGCCGAAAAACTCGCACTGGCCGGGCTCCGCAAAGTCGGAATGGAGGAAAAGAAGGACTTTTTCCCCAGCAGCCTCTCCGGCGGGCAGAAGCAAAGGGTGGCGATCGCGCGAGCCCTTGCAATGCAGCCGGAGGTCATGCTCTTTGACGAAGCCACGTCCGCCCTGGACCCGGAACTGCGGGTCGACATTCTTGAGGAAATGAAGCAGCTCGCCTCCGAGGGAATGACCATGGTGGTCGTAACCCACGAACTGGCGTTCGCGAGGGAAGTAGGCAGCCGGGTCATTTTCATGGAGAACGGCCAAATCGCAGAGGACGGACCTGCCAAGGAAACCATCGATAACGCAACCCATCCACGCTTCATCGAGTTCCTCCGTGCGCTTCACCACTGACAACTAGAGCGCATCTGCCCCGATGAACGGATTACACGCCTTGGTACAGGGCGTGCCGCAAGCAGCACCCCGTTACGCAAATAAAGGAAGAGCAAATGATCAGTGTTAAGGGCGTATCGAAGTCCTATGGGGACGTTGAGGTCCTGACCGGTTGTTCCCTCCAGGTGGAGAAAGGGGAGGTCGTCGTAATCTGCGGCCCCTCAGGTTCGGGCAAGAGCACCTTCATCAAAACCCTCAACGGATTGGAACCAATTAACTCCGGATCCATCGACATCGCGGGTTTCACGCTGCAGCCGAGGAAGAAGGTTCCCCGGAAGCTCCACTTCAACGTCGGCATGGTCTTCCAGCACTTCGAGCTGTTTCCGCACCTCACAGCACTGCAGAACGTGGCTCTGCCGCAGCTCAAAGTACTCCGTCGGAGCAAAAAGGAAGCGATGGAGCGCTCAGCACACCTGCTGGCCCGCGTAGGCCTGGAGGCGCACGCAGACAAGTACCCGCAGAGCCTGTCCGGCGGGCAACAGCAGCGTGTTGCAATAGCCCGCACCTTGGCCATGGACCCAAAAATCATGCTCTTCGACGAGCCAACCTCGGCGCTTGATCCAGAGATGGTCAACGAAGTGCTCGCTGTCATGACCGGTCTGGCAAAGGAGGGTATGACGATGCTCTGCGTTACCCACGAAATGGGGTTTGCCAAACGAGCGGCCGACCGGGTGGTTTTTATGGACCACGGCAGAATCCTTGAAGATCTTCCCGTCGAAGATTTCTTCACCAACTCAACCACGCAGCGTGCTCGCGACTTTCTCTCCAAAATCCTGGTGCTCTAGGGAGCACGCGCTGGAACACATTTCATTGGTAAAGATCTCCTATAGGATTTCCAATAGTATTATCACCAACTACGAAGGATCATCACCATGAGCAGGCCTACATATGACCTGGCGGTGGTTGGCTCTGGCGGAGCCGCCCTCGTTGCAGCCTGCGCGGCGGCTGACCGCGGTCTTTCGGTGATCGTGCTGGAATCAACAGATTTCCTTGGCGGGACCACCGCCTTGTCGGGTGGCCAGATGTGGATTCCCTGCTCGCCGGCAATGATCCGTGCAGGGTTCCATGATTCTGTGGACGCGGCAATGGCGTACCTGCAGCGGGTGACCCTCGGGGTATCCCCATCGGCCAATCTGCGGTCTTTCCTGGAAAATGCACCCAATTTCATCACCTACCTCGAAGAAGAGCTCAACATACCCGTCGTTAATATTGACCGTCCCGACTACCACCCAGAATGGGCGGGCGCAGCGATGGGCCGCACTGTTGAACCCCTCCCCGTTCCCGCTCAGGATCTCGGCGCCTGGAGGGAACGAACACGTACCTCTCCTACCAGGCGGCCCGTCACCGGGCCCGAGACCCGCACTGCGCTAGACAACGTTCTCGTGGCGGAGCGGCAAGCGTCCGACGTGCGGACCCAGGGATCCGGACTCGTTGCGGGACTCGTCAGCGCGGCCTTGCGCCGCGGCGTTGAACTGCGGATCCGCGCCCGAGTAACGTCCGTCAGCCGGTCGATTGGACAATTCGTGCTCGGCATTGAGGATGGAGACGTCGGAGCCCAAAACGTTGTCCTCGCATCAGGCGGTTTCGCCCGCAACTCCGATCTCCGCAAGGACTTCCTTCCGCCCGTGGAGATTGTTCCGACGGCTGCTCCCGGGTCGCTGGGAGACAGTATCCGGCTGGGCACGGCGTTGGGAGGCAGGCTGCGCGGAATGAGCGAAGCCTGGTGGACTGCCGCCGCATCTATCGAGGGCGAGACTATCGATGGCGTAGCCCTTCACAGGAATGTGGTTCGGGAGCTCGCCTACCCAGGCTCGATTCTGGTGAACGCGGCCGGCGTCCGCTTCGTGAATGAGGCGAGCTCCTACAACGATCTGGGTAAGTCGTTCTACACGTTTGACGCCGCGGGCCATCGGTTCCCCAACCAACCCGCATGGCTCATTTTCGATGCCAACTTCAGGAGCACCCGATCCGTAGCAGGCATCGGGCCCTCGGCACCGGCGCCGAAGGAATTCATCGAGGCGGACGATCTCTCATC is a window encoding:
- a CDS encoding amino acid ABC transporter ATP-binding protein; amino-acid sequence: MTNEDIDAVEFTPIPMPEPDGQPEATEARTPIISLRNVRKTYNAGTPKEVTVLKGISLDIYPGEVVVLVGPSGCGKSTLLRSMNLIAPPDSGKITFKGSTWSNSQIDFFDFKARRAEMRAIAAWRMSMGMVFQSFNLFPHRTVLQNAMIGPLRAKNTDRAEAEKLALAGLRKVGMEEKKDFFPSSLSGGQKQRVAIARALAMQPEVMLFDEATSALDPELRVDILEEMKQLASEGMTMVVVTHELAFAREVGSRVIFMENGQIAEDGPAKETIDNATHPRFIEFLRALHH
- a CDS encoding SDR family NAD(P)-dependent oxidoreductase, with translation MRFQGKVVLITGAAGGLGEASTRKFAAEGAQLILTDLDHEKVETLAAKCRAEFGTSVVALGGDIGEETVVNDVVAAGLAKFGRIDILFNNAGINPTGNVVETSLDVWDRTMSINLRSAFMMTSRVVPGMVSAGGGVIVNTASIASFKASTNEAAYSVSKAALLQLTKVTARDFADANIRANAVCAGILENFMADRKAISSDEMIEKRRNRVREIVPFKREGRYEEIANVVAFLASDDASYITGAALTADGGLTV
- a CDS encoding substrate-binding periplasmic protein, with amino-acid sequence MAISDKTENDSETASATSSNEHPGRRGLIAGAAAGAAVFGLTRLIPGADGGAGATGAGSPTDKEPLVDKWRRTKEANLGWEFSTPLMQFRNSAGEPDGFSVEMVKMMMADLDKDIKINFTEMPFAQLVPALVSGKVEMLEPVTNLPARANEGLFADIPANYAPIYALRKPGSTIETDEALNDPAVKIAVIQGSSQASIGAQRYPKATFVALADATVAIAEVASGRADITLASIFNVMNGLRNNPGLTVLPGEPLYVDVNTFLLPHGDYKSHIWISNWLRHHAGRGTIAALWNKWVGDALRSEFKLPVVTVGPGGGLIQV
- a CDS encoding FAD-dependent oxidoreductase → MSRPTYDLAVVGSGGAALVAACAAADRGLSVIVLESTDFLGGTTALSGGQMWIPCSPAMIRAGFHDSVDAAMAYLQRVTLGVSPSANLRSFLENAPNFITYLEEELNIPVVNIDRPDYHPEWAGAAMGRTVEPLPVPAQDLGAWRERTRTSPTRRPVTGPETRTALDNVLVAERQASDVRTQGSGLVAGLVSAALRRGVELRIRARVTSVSRSIGQFVLGIEDGDVGAQNVVLASGGFARNSDLRKDFLPPVEIVPTAAPGSLGDSIRLGTALGGRLRGMSEAWWTAAASIEGETIDGVALHRNVVRELAYPGSILVNAAGVRFVNEASSYNDLGKSFYTFDAAGHRFPNQPAWLIFDANFRSTRSVAGIGPSAPAPKEFIEADDLSSLARKCGIDAAALHLTVAENNNSAHTGADRRFSRGANAHDRFNGEEAHQPNPCLGPITEPPFVAVPITLGANGTKGGLVTDEFSRVLDHRGEPIQGLFAVGESAAALMGPGYAGSGASLGPALTSAFTLAVKLSPPDPESMGSHTGMVTRTERAGQ
- a CDS encoding glutamate--cysteine ligase → MRTFGVEEEFLIVNPDSGVPLPLAGELLRLHDPGVQVDRDALRLPTLSGELQQEQLEVITRPHSSLAALAAEIRAGRTYADSLARMAGARVAALGTSPLAVTPCPTRTERYDSLQEKFALTAREQLTCGMHVHVSVDSDEEGVAVLDRIRSWLPILTALSSNSPFWNGADSGYASFRTQAWNRWSSAGPTEVFGSARAYHALVTDLAGTGVVKSPDFDARLSVNHPTVEVRVADVCVDSRDAVLVAALVRALVDTAAREWESGLHPGRVPAVILRQAAWRASRYGVHADLLHPMTHRPDTAGTVVAAFLNHVRDALDDAGDAGFVAESLARISSQGTGATRQRQALTRGDRLADVVSDAIDGTHQELAGHFPDLVSVLG
- a CDS encoding amino acid ABC transporter ATP-binding protein — translated: MISVKGVSKSYGDVEVLTGCSLQVEKGEVVVICGPSGSGKSTFIKTLNGLEPINSGSIDIAGFTLQPRKKVPRKLHFNVGMVFQHFELFPHLTALQNVALPQLKVLRRSKKEAMERSAHLLARVGLEAHADKYPQSLSGGQQQRVAIARTLAMDPKIMLFDEPTSALDPEMVNEVLAVMTGLAKEGMTMLCVTHEMGFAKRAADRVVFMDHGRILEDLPVEDFFTNSTTQRARDFLSKILVL
- a CDS encoding amino acid ABC transporter permease; its protein translation is MPDMNWGAVLSRYDLFLAGAAVDIYIALASFALTVVIGLCLASMSRGNGFSRTVSYILVQIIRGAPLYVLLLWVYFGVSQVIGINIPPIAAVIIALGIATSGVTAEVFRSSFLALDKGQALAAKSFGMTRWQAYTSVLFPQAIRIALPQLGNVFVMQLKGATYAAVIGVAEAVFVAQEISTSLFLPFEAYGALAIVLVLMAFAASFAFNLAERRLKIK
- a CDS encoding amino acid ABC transporter permease, with the protein product MIDWFEKLWSTWGPVLGSTGAISEGIYITLAVSFASFGLACVGGLVLTLMRLSGLKWLERTAFTLTQVFRSLSAYVYVLFIYFALPAIIGVPIPPIVAGIIGLTILNSAYIAEILRSALSSVGSGQREAAAVLGMSTGRTYTDIILPQGIRVAIPSLVSQLTIILKDSSIIGVIGVADIMYRASHTAALTFQYFEYYTLVGLMYVVVVFILTTFSSWVERKLRIP
- a CDS encoding SRPBCC family protein; its protein translation is MQSFESEEPINARSSTVWDIITDAGNFTVWESGIIWIDGEVRNGALIRIRTTGGDRRTFHTRVQQMPGQIMIWKTGLLLGLLTWTRTYSLSPHAELTHLRVKDEFGGPLLRFASSAIPVSRQDLYSYVAAVRKRAELLDRRS